From a single Lolium rigidum isolate FL_2022 chromosome 7, APGP_CSIRO_Lrig_0.1, whole genome shotgun sequence genomic region:
- the LOC124675745 gene encoding 3-oxo-5-alpha-steroid 4-dehydrogenase 1-like yields MWPSSLLPAAAVLYPPPASAFVTAMSVVSFASLASAGLSELRGEHMAYSKFWHVMSGQQKPSAGAGGALLPGRDGMLVAYMPALVAAAASFAVPGAVEGLRAQILAAALAVHFLKRVLEVLFIHRYSGNMPLNTALTISSSYLLSTITMIYAQHLAVGLPDPSTDLLYPGMLLFAIGIAGNFYHHYLLSQLRKGGDDDKGYKIPKGGLFELVTCPHYLFEITGFFGFAMISQTVYALAMASGTAGYLIGRSFATRRWYESKFEEFPARIKALVPYIL; encoded by the exons ATGTGGCCGTCGTCCCTGCTGCCCGCGGCAGCGGTGCTATACCCGCCGCCGGCGTCGGCGTTCGTGACGGCGATGTCGGTGGTCTCGTTCGCGTCGCTGGCGTCCGCTGGCCTCTCGGAGCTCCGCGGCGAGCACATGGCCTACTCCAAGTTCTGGCACGTCATGTCCGGCCAGCAGAAGCCGAGCGCCGGTGCCGGCGGCGCGCTACTGCCGGGCCGCGACGGGATGCTGGTGGCCTACATGCCGGCGCTCGTCGCTGCGGCGGCGTCCTTCGCCGTGCCGGGCGCCGTCGAAGGGCTGCGTGCGCAGATcctcgccgccgcgctcgccgtcCACTTCCTCAAGCGGGTCCTCGAG GTATTGTTCATCCACCGGTATAGTGGAAACATGCCACTCAATACAGCTCTCACAATCTCCTCCAGCTACCTACTCAGCACCATCACCATGATCTACGCACAACACCTGGCCGTCGGCCTCCCCGACCCTTCAACCGACCTACTCTACCCCGGCATGCTCCTCTTCGCGATAGGCATCGCCGGCAACTTCTACCACCACTACCTCCTATCGCAACTCAGAAAAGGAGGCGACGATGATAAGGGGTACAAGATCCCCAAGGGTGGCCTCTTCGAGCTTGTCACCTGCCCTCACTACCTCTTCGAGATCACTGGCTTCTTCGGATTCGCGATGATCTCACAGACGGTCTACGCGCTCGCCATGGCCTCTGGCACCGCAGGCTACCTCATCGGCCGAAGTTTCGCCACCAGGAGATGGTACGAATCCAAGTTCGAGGAGTTCCCGGCGAGGATCAAGGCTCTGGTGCCCTATATCTTGTAG